From Ovis canadensis isolate MfBH-ARS-UI-01 breed Bighorn chromosome 10, ARS-UI_OviCan_v2, whole genome shotgun sequence, a single genomic window includes:
- the LOC138446626 gene encoding zinc finger MYM-type protein 5 isoform X3, which yields MGECSAGRLDLTEQTPVLLGSKAMAASLMDVGDSFGDPVSPLVNRSRNSLVEGDNGDDDDVVFIESIQPPSSCAPVIADQRHFVFPASRSKKLQGHYSVILPSSRYLASQKGNISETIVIDDEEDMETNGREKTVSSSFIEWEFPGTKNRTKDLDFSTSSLSRSKTKTAVGPFNPGRMNVAGGEFQNGGFTTHHSPGGFFTS from the exons ATGGGTGAATGTTCAGCAGGAAGATTAGACTTGACTGAACAGACTCCTGTCTTATTAGGGAGTAAAGCCATGGCAGCTAGTCTCATGGATGTAGGAGACTCATTTGGTGACCCAGTTAGTCCGTTAGTTAATAGATCTAGAAACTCATTGGTGGAAggtgataatggtgatgatgatgatgttgtGTTTATTGAATCTATACAACCTCCTTCAAGTTGTGCTCCAGTAATAGCTGATCAAAGACATTTTGTATTTCCTGCATCAAGAAGTAAAAAGCTTCAAGGACATTATTCTGTAATTCTTCCTTCCTCAAGATATTTGGCTTCTCAGAAGGGAAATATAAGTGAGACAATTGTTATTGATGATGAAGAGGACATGGAAACAAATGGAagggaaaagacagtttcttccagttttattgaatgGGAATTTCCTGGaactaaaaacagaaccaaaGATTTGGATTTCTCCACTTCCAGTCTTTCAAGAAGTAAG ACCAAGACTGCAGTAGGACCTTTTAATCCTGGTAGAATGAATGTGGCAGGAGGTGAATTTCAGAATGGAGGATTTACAACTCATCATAGTCCTG gtggattcttcaccagctga
- the LOC138446626 gene encoding zinc finger MYM-type protein 5 isoform X2 has protein sequence MGECSAGRLDLTEQTPVLLGSKAMAASLMDVGDSFGDPVSPLVNRSRNSLVEGDNGDDDDVVFIESIQPPSSCAPVIADQRHFVFPASRSKKLQGHYSVILPSSRYLASQKGNISETIVIDDEEDMETNGREKTVSSSFIEWEFPGTKNRTKDLDFSTSSLSRSKTKTAVGPFNPGRMNVAGGEFQNGGFTTHHSPGDHPNPGIESRSPALQVDSSPAEPQAKPQNPGVSSLSSPGDLLDPGIEPGSPALQADSLPTELSRKP, from the exons ATGGGTGAATGTTCAGCAGGAAGATTAGACTTGACTGAACAGACTCCTGTCTTATTAGGGAGTAAAGCCATGGCAGCTAGTCTCATGGATGTAGGAGACTCATTTGGTGACCCAGTTAGTCCGTTAGTTAATAGATCTAGAAACTCATTGGTGGAAggtgataatggtgatgatgatgatgttgtGTTTATTGAATCTATACAACCTCCTTCAAGTTGTGCTCCAGTAATAGCTGATCAAAGACATTTTGTATTTCCTGCATCAAGAAGTAAAAAGCTTCAAGGACATTATTCTGTAATTCTTCCTTCCTCAAGATATTTGGCTTCTCAGAAGGGAAATATAAGTGAGACAATTGTTATTGATGATGAAGAGGACATGGAAACAAATGGAagggaaaagacagtttcttccagttttattgaatgGGAATTTCCTGGaactaaaaacagaaccaaaGATTTGGATTTCTCCACTTCCAGTCTTTCAAGAAGTAAG ACCAAGACTGCAGTAGGACCTTTTAATCCTGGTAGAATGAATGTGGCAGGAGGTGAATTTCAGAATGGAGGATTTACAACTCATCATAGTCCTG gggatcatcccaacccagggatcgaatccaggtctcctgcattgcaggtggattcttcaccagctgagccacaagcgaagccccagaatcctggagtgagtagtctgtcttctccaggggatcttttggacccaggaattgaaccagggtctcctgcattgcaggcggattctttaccaactgagctatcaagaaaGCCCTAA